In the Gorilla gorilla gorilla isolate KB3781 chromosome 10, NHGRI_mGorGor1-v2.1_pri, whole genome shotgun sequence genome, one interval contains:
- the LOC109029067 gene encoding large ribosomal subunit protein eL21-like — translation MTNTKGKRRGTRCMFSRPFRKHGVVRLATYMQIYKKGDIVDIKGMGTVQKGMPHKCYHSKTGRVYNVTQHAVGIVVNKQVKGKILAKRINVRTEHIKHSKSRDSFLKRVKENDQKKKEAKEKGTWVQLKHQPAPPREAHFVRTNGKEPELLEPIPYEFMA, via the coding sequence ATGACgaacacaaagggaaagaggagaggcaccCGATGTATGTTCTCTAGGCCTTTTAGAAAACATGGAGTTGTTCGTTTGGCCACATATATGCAAATCTATAAGAAAGGTGATATTGTAGACATCAAGGGAATGGGTACTGTTCAAAAAGGAATGCCCCACAAGTGTTACCATAGCAAAACTGGAAGAGTCTACAATGTTACCCAGCATGCTGTTGGCATTGTTGTAAACAAACAAGTTAAAGGCAAGATTCTTGCCAAGAGAATTAATGTGCGTACTGAGCACATTAAGCACTCTAAGAGCCGAGATAGCTTCCTGAAACGCgtgaaggaaaatgatcagaaaaagaaagaagccaaagagaaaggtaccTGGGTTCAACTAAAGCACCAGCCTGCTCCACCCAGAGAAGCACACTTTGTGAGAACCAATGGGAaggagcctgagctgctggaacctattccctatgaattcatggcataa